caacgccaccatggggcactctgatcacaaggttgacatcagcaaaccttcctcccacacaacgccatacacgctgcCATCTGTcctgtacagttgaaaccaggattcatctgcgaagagcacacttctccagcataccagtggccatcaaaggtgagcatttgcctacTGAACTggagatgagcttccctgagacagtttctgacagtttgttcaGAAATTCTTCggaagtcatgggtgaacagggagtacaggagggggctgaggacgcatccttgtggggcccctctgttgaggatcagcgaagtagAGTTGTTTGCtaacttcaccacctggggggtggcccgtcaggaagtacaAGACCAAATTGCACAgtgcggggttcagacccagggtccCGACCTTAATGATGAGCTATGTTGTTGAAGGATGAgctagtcaattaacagcattcttacataggtattgtTCTTGTGTGCAGAGcgatggcaattgcatcgtctgtggatctattggggcggtatgcaaattgaagtgggtttagggtgtcaggtaaggtagaggtgatatgatccttaggTAGCatcttaaagcacttcatgacaacAGAGATGAGGGCTACAGGGTGATAGTCATTGAGTTCAATTACAttcgctttcttgggtacaaGGACAatggtggacatattgaagcaagtggggacctccgactgggataaggagagatttAATATGTCTgttaacactccagccagctggtcggcgcatgctctgaggacacagcTTGGtatgccgtctgggctggcagccttgcaagggttaacacacaAATGTTTTACGGCGGCCATGGAGAACGAGAACCTAGTCCTTGGGAGCGTGCCTcttcggtggcactgtattatcctcaaagcgggcgaaggtgtttagcttgtccaggagcaagacgttggtgtccgagacatggctggttttccctttataatccgtgattgtctgtagaccctgccacatacgtctcgtgtctttTCCGTTGAACTACAACTTCAGTCTCTCtattgacgttttgcctgtttgatagcTCATTAaagatgggaccaacactttacatgttgcgtttatatttttgttcattgtagTTCCATCACCGAGGGTGTTGCCCAGAGCGCAAGGGGAGTCACAAAAATGGCTACTTCTTGTCACCATGGCTGACAGGACACATGCCGGAACGGTCGACTGCACATTGACATTTTGTGTAGCAGGCAGCTAGAGAGCACAGAGGGAGCTGTGGCCAGACACCAATGGACAGGGAGGACGCACGCTGAGTGGAAGGCTAACTGGAAAAAACACTGATGTATTGGGTGTACATCTATTTTGAGTGACAGCAAATTCTTTTAATGCACAGAGCATGATGTTTCACTATTGAAAAATACAATTGTGAAATAAGTTGGCCCGTTGCTTTACCATAGACACCGACCAAGCACCACTTATTTCAGGCACCAGATAAGGCCTATGAAATCAATTTTAGTCAGACGGGAGAAATTGTGTTTGTATTACTCAGAGACTTTATAATTGAACATACATTTCTCAATTATGAAATGCCCCCAATGTGTATAACACAGGAACTTTTCAGATAAGCTTACACATCCAATTTGATTTTATTGGAGAATACCGGTAATTGTTTTTGAGGTGAATCAGCTTTTTCTCAGCATATAAAAATTTGGGCAGAAAATGTATCATGGATCTCATTGTTTGAGTTGTTTTTAGACAGGTATGATTTGGCTCCACTCTGTGCAGCCAACAAATTGCACCTCATTCCAAACCATTAGAATGAGTCTGTTGTTAGTCAGATAAAGCACATTATCAAACCCTTAGTCATTTACTGAGCCAGCTACCCTGAGCAATGTACTGATTATATTTTCATTGACAAATGATTATGACCATGAAGAGAGTGTGAATGACTGGTGTACAGCCTTCAACTACTTAAGGTTAACAATGCATCTTTCCAGGTAATGAGGATTTTAGCACAGCATAGGTATCCCTGTGCAGTATGTGAGAGAAGTacaagaggaaagggagagagccaTTGTTGAGGTTAACCATTTGCAGCTTGGTAGAAATTCATTTGGAATTACAAAGTAGTGCATTTTTATTAATTCATTGGCATCATTACTCCTTTATAAAGAGGTGAGATGTTGAGGCCGAACTTTGTTAAAGTCACAAGATTTGACTGCCAATTCAATTGGAAAATACATTGAACTATGGCACAAATGGATGAACGGCTTAGTTTCACCAGTTGTCAGCGCTTTTGAAGCAAGTGGTATTGTAACATGCTCCGCTTGCAACCTTTATTTAAGAAGGCAAAGAaggcaatgacggcctaccccagccaacgctgggccaattgcacGTCACcttgtgggactcccaatcacagccggttatgatacagcctggaatctaaccagggtctgtagccTCTAGCACAGGTGCAGTGCCTTAAGCCCAGAGTGACGCATTGGTCTGATTACATTTTGAAAATAAGTTTGTGCATGTACACGTTTCCTGGTGGTATGTAGCTTTGAAAAATACACTTGGAGGAAATTTTTTCTCTCCCAAAGATACATTTTATTTCAACAATATAAATATTTACATCtcacatataaaatatatatttacagaCAGATATTCCATTAAGAAATATTAAATTAATGTACAATTCAGgtaaaatgttattttttggCTTCCAGTAAGATTGTCGCTTTCTGACGACTAATGCCGGACAACTGACATCACGGGATTGTCACAGAATACAGTGTGTCCTAACAGAGTATTCCAATAGCCCGAGATCCTTTTGGCCTGAGAGGGGGCAGTGTATTAAAAGGTCCATGACTAAAACTAATAAATAAGATTTGAAATTTTGTTGGTTTTAAAAAGGTTAATGATTGAGTCTTCATCCAGGGCTGCATTGATCTCACAGGCGTCTGACGTTCCTCTTGCTGCGAGCGCTGCCGATGAGGATAGGGTTAGCCCTGGAGCTGCTAGGCCCCCGGGCCAGCCCTGTCTGGCAGGCTGAGGAGCCATGAAAAGGGCCCTGGCACAGGGTGCAGAAGTCAAATCCACAGCTGAGGCGGGTACAGGTGGCCCTCATGGCGGCTGCATTGTGCTTGGCAGGAGAGCCGCAGCGTTTACAGGGTTTCAACGACTCGTGCTGCTTCAGCAAACTGGCAGCCTAGAGAACAAAACCAAAGAAGTTAAAGGCTACAGAGCATATCTCACTCATTCTATTTGTAACATGAACATGTCAATGACTTTCTTGGAACTGATTGAAGGGTGACACCCACTCAATaagtacacacactgagcaccATCATGTCCTCTGAACCGTTACAAGCAAAGTGGATAGCACAACCCTCACCTCTTGGTATTCTCTGAAGCGAGATTGCTGGGAGCAGTACAGCGTCTGTGTACCTTCTCTCTGGGAGCGTGTCCTATAGGTAGACTTCTGGATAGGGGTTGAAGCTACTCTCTGCATACAGGACATCACAACCCGGGACAGCGCCGCATCTCGCGTCAAAGAGCCCACATTCTCCAGTCGTGCAGAAGTTCTTGGGTCCTACAACAAAAATGGACCTTGTCATTTATCAAACAATATTTATACAGTGGATTACCCTATGGTTAGGTCATTATCATTGTTAAGTACTGGAAGGGGCCCCTGTAAATGAATCCAGATAAACAACATATCAGCATAAGGGATTAGCAAAGTTGGGAGCCGCTGCAAGCTAAAAAACAAACCATCAATATGGTTCAGAACTATTGCCACCCGATAAAGGGTATACAATGACTACAGTTAAATGTAAGCGCTTACCCTGAGTCGCTCTTTAGCCTGGTCGCATCTACAGAGTGCAGACTTGTCTTGGCAGATTACTTTTCTCCAGGTCTTGCTCACTTTTCTACAGCTGTGAAGAAAACAAAACCACCCCGAATGAACagcggtgtaaagtacttaagaacaaattcttattttcaatgacggcctaggaacagtgtaactgcctcgttcagggggagaacgacagattttttccttgttagctcggggattcgatcttgcaacctttcgattactagtacaacactaatcactaggctacctgctgtcccacatccctggtcatccctactgcccctgatctggcGAACTGACtgaacacatgcttcgtttgtaaatcaCGTCTGTGTTTTGGATTGAGCACTTGGCTGTCCGTAACTTTAATAAGAAAATGGAGCAGTCTGGTTTGCCTaacataaggaatttgaaatgatttacacgcttacttttgatacttaagaatatttaaaacaaaatactttgACCTTGAgcaattttctattaaggcaaCTGTAttacttaagtatgacaattgagtacttttcaaACCACTCAATGAATACACAAGAGTATAAAGGCATTTCCAAGTTGAAAAACCTCTGTCATAGGACCAGTAAAGATCACATGTTTACCTTATTAAGTCTACATCTCCTAGCAGAAGCAGGATCCTTGTGAGGATGTGCTTCATGTCCCTCTCTAGCAGTGCTTTTAAAACGTCCATACATTCAAGGCCCACGTGCCCACCAATAACCCTTTCAAGGCCAGAG
Above is a genomic segment from Oncorhynchus masou masou isolate Uvic2021 chromosome 23, UVic_Omas_1.1, whole genome shotgun sequence containing:
- the fbxo5 gene encoding F-box only protein 5, which codes for MKYPSNYEEPRFPCDMEKHVTYKESGLRTSPLKECVQVVAKSQLSPCVTTAANFCLKDDVKGVHNKENNQHNVDLDGVNLGCEAFEDSGFLSLQNSQIEDFDNIKELEKSPGQHIFSPNTPVSDYHNKAKHTASQLPILKFQHAVCQELANSFKRTQSYDWSVISRLAEDSGLERVIGGHVGLECMDVLKALLERDMKHILTRILLLLGDVDLISCRKVSKTWRKVICQDKSALCRCDQAKERLRDPRTSARLENVGSLTRDAALSRVVMSCMQRVASTPIQKSTYRTRSQREGTQTLYCSQQSRFREYQEAASLLKQHESLKPCKRCGSPAKHNAAAMRATCTRLSCGFDFCTLCQGPFHGSSACQTGLARGPSSSRANPILIGSARSKRNVRRL